AAGAGAAATAGGCGAAGAGCTAGGATATTTTGTCATTGGCCTTGACAAACTTGTCGCCGTGTTTCAAGAGGCATATCCGCAGCTGGATATTCGGCTTGCTTGGGACAGAGAAAAAACAAGCGCTAATTTGGCGCCGTTTCTTGGTCACTTTCTTGGTGCGTTTTTTTCGGCTGACGGGCGAGGATTGCTGCCGTACAGCCATGGCGCGGTAAAAGGAAATGCGTTTGTTTTGGAAGGTGGCTATGTTGATTTTGAAAAGATGCTGCCTATTCTGAAAACGTATGGGATACAAAAGTTAAAAGAAAATTTTATCCTTATAGGACTGATGCAGAATAAGAAAACAGTAGATGAGTTTATCAGCGATATCAAAAAATACGATACTAAAAACGATTGGACATATGGCTTTAGTGATGATGACTTGAGATGGGTATATGAAGACGTTATGTCATCCGGTCAACATATGTCTGATTATCTGGTGAAGTATGGCTTTACGATGTATGATGCATCTACGGAGCGGGAGCAGGTTTTGGCTCAAATTGTAGAAGATATAAAAGCGAAATTGGGTTAAGAAAATCTCAGGCATTCCGCAAACAACCACGGAGGTAACAACGATATGTTAACTAAGGCAAATATTGTGACATTGGCGCGGATTGCACTGATTCCGGCGTTTATGATTTTGTTGCTGGCGGGCACACAAGCAACAACCGTTGCGGCCGTCATTATTTTCGTGGTTGCCAGTGCTACCGACTGGGTGGATGGCTTTTTGGCGCGCAAATACAACGAAGTCACGACATTTGGAAAGTTTATTGACCCCTTGGCGGACAAATTGCTGGTTACAGCGGCGCTGCTTATTTTTGTGCAGCACGGACACCTTGCGTCGTGGGCAGCGATGTTGATTATTGCACGGGAGTTTATTATTACGTCGCTGCGTTTGGTGGCGCTAGCAAAAGGCGAAGTATTGGCAGCGGATTTTTCGGGCAAGCTAAAAACCATCGTACAAATTTCTTGCACGATTTTTATTTTGGTTATCGGTACAGAGCAACTATATAACTTACTGGGGCATAGCGCCGAAACGGCATCGCAACTGGCGTTATGGGCGGGGTATTTGATGGTAGCCGTGACACTTTGGTCAGGGGTTGATTACTTGGTACGGCATAGGGATGTTTTGAAGTAAGCAAGCGAGAAATCAACGGGTGAGCGTAAAAGTAGAAAACTCATCGTTACTCACAAACCCAGCCGATACAGCGCCGCATTTTTAACGCGCGGATGGTTGGGCAGCGCTTGCACTTCCAGCAAAATATAGCCCAAGTCCTCGTAAAAAGCGCGGATTTTTGGACGGTCGGCATTGCAATCGAGATAAGATGCAGCAAACCCCATGGCCTTGCATTCGGCGATGGCATACTGCATCATTTTTTTGGCCAAACCTTGTCCGGCATAGGCGCGCCGAATGGCCACTTTGTGCAGAAAGCCGTAGGGCCCAACCGGCAAGCGCTGCCACAGCCATCTGTCGTTGTCGCGCAAAGGGCTAAGCACCAACGTGCCAACGCTGCTGCCGCATTCGTCGTACATAACGACAAATTCTTCAGCCGGCGCGCCGATGTTTTGCTGCGACAAATAATCGTCGTCCAGCGGCCAGTTTGGTTGACCGATCTCAAACATCCAAGCTGCCGCCTCGCGCATAATCGACAGCGATTCGGCAACGTCACCGCGTGTGAATGCGTAGCTCATAGCGTCATCTGCCCATCGTTGCTGATATACGTCAGCCCCAAATGCTCATACGCCTTGCGCGTCACAACACGCCCGCGAGGCGTGCGGTTCAAGAACCCCATTTGCAGCAAATACGGCTCATATACGTCCTCGATGGTTACCGATTCTTCGTTAATTGTAGCCGCTAATGTGTCCAACCCCACAGGGCCGCCCCCGTAATTGTCAATCATTGAGCGCAACATACTGCGGTCGGTTTCGTCAAGGCCGAGTGTGTCGATTGCCATTTTTGCCAAGGCATGGTCGGCAAGCTCGCGTGTAATGATACCGCCGCCGACAACTTGCGCAAAGTCGCGTACTCGCCGCAGCAGCCGGTTGGCAACACGTGGTGTGCCGCGGCTGCGTGAGGCGATTTCACGCGAACCGTCTTCTTCAATGGCGATGGATAAAATGCCCGCCGAACGCTTGACAATGGCCATTAGTTCATAGGTCGAATACATTTCCAGCCGCTCTACCATGCCGAACCGTGCACGTAACGGCGACTGGATTTGTCCCGCCCGTGTTGTCGCGCCGACGAGCGTAAATTTTTGTATTGGCATACGTATCGCGCTTGCGCCCTGCCCTTTGGCGAGCACGATGTCGATAACAAAATCCTCCATCGCCGAATAGAGGATTTCTTCAACGGTGCTGTTGAGGCGATGGATTTCGTCTATAAATAGAACATCAAAGGCTTGCAGGCCGTTCAAAATGGCCGCCAAATCGCCGGGGCGTTCCAACACCGGCCCCGATGTGGCGCGCATATTGACGCCCATCTCTTTGGCGATAACGTGGGCGAGCGAGGTTTTGCCCAACCCCGGCGGGCCGTAAAATAAAGCGTGGTCAAGCGGCTCGCTTCGCATACGCGCCGCCTCGATGTAGATTGACAGATTTTCTTTGAGTTTTTCCTGTCCCAGATACTCGTCAAGCGACTGCGGACGCAGTGACAGCTCGTTTTCGTCGGCAGTTGTTGAGCGAGTGGAAATCACGCGTTCTTCTAATTCTAATTCGTTATCATCATTAAAGTCAATCGGCATAGGTAGCCTCCTGTGTGGTAAGGGGCACGCAACAAGGCGCATCCCGCGGATTGTATCTTGGGAACGTCCTCTACAAGGCTGCGATTTGTGCGCCGAGGTCGTTGATGAATTCATTTATACAGAAAGGCGCGCGCCAGTCGTAAATGTGTGTTTCGATAATATTTAGTTCATAGTTTTCATCAGAGCCAATTAGCGCAGGCATAAACTCGTCGCTTTCAACCAATAAAAGGTATGCGCGACTTGTATCGGAGTTAAAGCCATCTATTGTGTGAGAATAAACTCCTACAAGCAAACTCTCTCCATCGGCCAACACAACAGTTTCATAGTGCACTGAATCGCCGCCATCACTGATCTCCCAACCCTGATAAATTTGCTCAACCTCACCGTTGTAGCGAAAAATGAGGAAGGGCCTCTCGACCCCTGCCGGATAGTACCAACGCAACAATAGTTCAGGGATGCCGCTGTTGTCAAAGTCGATAAGCCGGGCATATCGGATCGTTGGCACTGTTTCATTGCCAAACTCATCAGGCGGGGATGATCCGACCCGCGCGATTTCGTCCTGCAAAAAATCCCGATACGCCGTTAACGCACTGCGCAACGCCGAAACGTTAACTTCTGCCGGCGGTGCTAGAACTGTCAACTCCGTTATTTCCGCCGATGTTTCGGCAGACGGGGTAAAGTTGTTGTACATATCACGGCCGTCTTGCGGCGCTTGCAAAAAAAGGATGCCGACGGCAATGACAAACGCCGCAACCGTGGTCGCAAGAGCCAATAGGATGATTTTTTTCATGTAAGCATGCCCTCCGATAAAATTACACACCTATCATACCATAAAACTCATCCAAACTCAACACGGCCACACCCAACTTGGTTGCCTTGTCTAATTTGCTCCCCGCGTCCTCGCCCGCCAGCACAAAATCGGTGTTTTTCGACACCGCGGCGGTCACCTTGCCGCCATGTTTATCAATCAATGCGTGTGCCTCGTCGCGCGACAGGCCTGCCAACTTCCCCGTTACCACGAACGTTTTGCCCGCCAACGTGTTGCTAACTTGCGTTTTTTCTTGTGTCATAGTAACGCCGATTGACTGCAAATCCTGTAGTAAATCCTGCGATTGCGGCAACGCCAGCCATGAATGCAGCGACTGTGCTGTCACCCCGCCAACGTCGCGGATGTCGGTCAATTCTTCTAAGGTGGCGGTTTGTAATGCTGTCATGCTGCCATACTTGCCTGCCAGCACCTGTGCGGCGCGTTGTCCGACTTGGGAAATGCCCAACCCGAACAACACTCGCGCCAGTCCGCGCGACTTCGATTGCTCAATGCTCTGCACTAAATTTTCAGCTGATTTCTGCCCCCAGCGTGGCAGCTCGGCCAATTGTTCGACGGTCAAGCGGTAGAGGTCGGCAACGTTGGTTACCAGCTTGTGTGCCAGCAACAGCTCAACGGTAGATGTGCCGCAACCCTCGATGTCCATCGCTGTGCGGGAGGCAAAGTGTGCAATGCGCCGATGAATTTGTGCGGGACAAGTTGCATTGGGGCAACGTGTTGCCGCCTCGCCCTCAATTTGCACGACAATTGACCCACAGGCGGGACACTCTGTGGGGAATTGATAACTTGGTGTATTATTGGGGCGAAATTTTACATTTACGCGCACGATTTCAGGGATAATCTCACCTGCCTTGCGCACGGTGACGGTGTCGCCAATGCGGATGTCTTTTTCGGCAATTAACCCGGCGTTGTGTAGGCTGGCGCTCGTGACTGTCGTGCCTGCCAGTCGCACGGGTGCAAGTGTTGCCTTGGGCGTCAGTACGCCGGTACGTCCGACTTGAATGGTGATGGCTTCAAGGATAGTTTCTTTTTCTTCGGGCGGGAATTTATATGCCGCCGCCCAGCGCGGGGCTTTGCTTGTGCGGCCGAGTTGTTGGCGTTGGGCAAGGCTGTTGATTTTGACCACAGCACCATCGATGTCGTATGGATACGTCTCGCGTGCGCTGCTGATTTGTTCAATGGTTTCATGTACCTGCACAACGCCTTGGAAAACAGATGGCGCAAACGCCTCAAAGCCAAACTGTTGCAAGAGTTTCAAGCACTCAACCTGTGTTGCGGGCAAAGCATCGGACATGGCTTGAATGTTGTAGACCAGCACTGATAGCTTGCGTTCGGCGGCAATATCGGCGTTGATTTGCCGCAACGCGCCTGCCGCGGCATTGCGGCAGTTGGCAAGAAGTGGTTGTTCGTTGAGTTCGCGCTCGGCATTGATTGCGGTGAAGACGGACTTGGGCATATAAACTTCGCCGCGCACGACAAGTGTTGTGGGGACATTGTCGAGTGTTTTGGGCAGGTTTTCAATTGTCAAAGCATTGTGTGTGACGTCTTCGCCTGTTTTGCCGTCGCCGCGCGTTGCGGCTTGGACAAATTTTCCGCTTTCATAACGTAAGATAACGGTTAATCCGTCGATTTTGGGCTCGACGATATATTCGGGTGTGGTTGATAAGCCTTCGCGGCAACGCGTATCAAAGGCTTGTAATTCTTCAATCGAAAAAACATCGTTTAAGCTATCCAGCGGCGGGTCATGGGCGACGGGCGCAAAGGCATTGCTCGCTCGTCCGCCGACTGTTTGTGTGGGCGAATCAGGCGACTGTAATTCGGGGTGCATCGCCTCTAATTCACGCAATTGCTGCATCATTGCATCATATTCATGGTCGGCAATTTCCGGCGCATCCAACTCGTAGTAGAGCCGATTGTGCCGCTCGATTTCTTGGCGTAATTTTTTGATTTCATCCATGGTCTAATTTTACCATGCCATGAAAATTATGTCAACTAAAAAATCTCACAAAAAACGCCGCCGCCGTCATGCCGACTAAATCGCTTAACAGCGCTACCGGCAAGGCGAATTTCGCCTTTGAAACGCCTGCGCCGCCGAGGTAGACGGTCATGGTATAAAATGTCGTTTCCGTTGAGCCGAGCATGACGGCGGCGGTGCGTCCGGCGAGGCTGTCAACACCGTGCGTTTGCATAATGTCGGCTCCCAACGCTAACGCGCCGCTACCCGAAAATGGGCGCAATAGCACAAGTGGTGCCGTTTCCGGCGGAATGCCCAGAAACGAAAACACAGGCGTGACGGCAACAGTCAGCCAATCGAGCAGCCCACTGGCGCGCATCATGCCGATGGCGGTGAGTAGCGCGATGAGTGCGGGGATGATGTTGAGCAAAATTTTTAACCCGTCGCCCGCGCCGCTAACGAGATTGCCATAAACGTCAACACGCCGTGACAGCCCGTGCGCGGCAACGAGCAGCAGGATAAGTGGTACGGTCATTGAGCCGATAAGTGTCATGCTGCATCCCT
The Oscillospiraceae bacterium genome window above contains:
- a CDS encoding spore maturation protein, with product MTLIGSMTVPLILLLVAAHGLSRRVDVYGNLVSGAGDGLKILLNIIPALIALLTAIGMMRASGLLDWLTVAVTPVFSFLGIPPETAPLVLLRPFSGSGALALGADIMQTHGVDSLAGRTAAVMLGSTETTFYTMTVYLGGAGVSKAKFALPVALLSDLVGMTAAAFFVRFFS
- the ruvB gene encoding Holliday junction branch migration DNA helicase RuvB — encoded protein: MPIDFNDDNELELEERVISTRSTTADENELSLRPQSLDEYLGQEKLKENLSIYIEAARMRSEPLDHALFYGPPGLGKTSLAHVIAKEMGVNMRATSGPVLERPGDLAAILNGLQAFDVLFIDEIHRLNSTVEEILYSAMEDFVIDIVLAKGQGASAIRMPIQKFTLVGATTRAGQIQSPLRARFGMVERLEMYSTYELMAIVKRSAGILSIAIEEDGSREIASRSRGTPRVANRLLRRVRDFAQVVGGGIITRELADHALAKMAIDTLGLDETDRSMLRSMIDNYGGGPVGLDTLAATINEESVTIEDVYEPYLLQMGFLNRTPRGRVVTRKAYEHLGLTYISNDGQMTL
- a CDS encoding GNAT family N-acetyltransferase — translated: MSYAFTRGDVAESLSIMREAAAWMFEIGQPNWPLDDDYLSQQNIGAPAEEFVVMYDECGSSVGTLVLSPLRDNDRWLWQRLPVGPYGFLHKVAIRRAYAGQGLAKKMMQYAIAECKAMGFAASYLDCNADRPKIRAFYEDLGYILLEVQALPNHPRVKNAALYRLGL
- the pgsA gene encoding CDP-diacylglycerol--glycerol-3-phosphate 3-phosphatidyltransferase; its protein translation is MLTKANIVTLARIALIPAFMILLLAGTQATTVAAVIIFVVASATDWVDGFLARKYNEVTTFGKFIDPLADKLLVTAALLIFVQHGHLASWAAMLIIAREFIITSLRLVALAKGEVLAADFSGKLKTIVQISCTIFILVIGTEQLYNLLGHSAETASQLALWAGYLMVAVTLWSGVDYLVRHRDVLK
- the ligA gene encoding NAD-dependent DNA ligase LigA; the encoded protein is MDEIKKLRQEIERHNRLYYELDAPEIADHEYDAMMQQLRELEAMHPELQSPDSPTQTVGGRASNAFAPVAHDPPLDSLNDVFSIEELQAFDTRCREGLSTTPEYIVEPKIDGLTVILRYESGKFVQAATRGDGKTGEDVTHNALTIENLPKTLDNVPTTLVVRGEVYMPKSVFTAINAERELNEQPLLANCRNAAAGALRQINADIAAERKLSVLVYNIQAMSDALPATQVECLKLLQQFGFEAFAPSVFQGVVQVHETIEQISSARETYPYDIDGAVVKINSLAQRQQLGRTSKAPRWAAAYKFPPEEKETILEAITIQVGRTGVLTPKATLAPVRLAGTTVTSASLHNAGLIAEKDIRIGDTVTVRKAGEIIPEIVRVNVKFRPNNTPSYQFPTECPACGSIVVQIEGEAATRCPNATCPAQIHRRIAHFASRTAMDIEGCGTSTVELLLAHKLVTNVADLYRLTVEQLAELPRWGQKSAENLVQSIEQSKSRGLARVLFGLGISQVGQRAAQVLAGKYGSMTALQTATLEELTDIRDVGGVTAQSLHSWLALPQSQDLLQDLQSIGVTMTQEKTQVSNTLAGKTFVVTGKLAGLSRDEAHALIDKHGGKVTAAVSKNTDFVLAGEDAGSKLDKATKLGVAVLSLDEFYGMIGV